Proteins co-encoded in one Brassica oleracea var. oleracea cultivar TO1000 chromosome C4, BOL, whole genome shotgun sequence genomic window:
- the LOC106339084 gene encoding chaperonin CPN60-like 1, mitochondrial, whose product MYRLVSNIASQARNARKCTTQFGSMLSSTRSYSQKDIRSGVKELADTGQVTMGPKGCNVTIEQKDDGSITITQSWRAPKVTKDDVTVAKSNESKGRVKNVGASPVKQVAKATNNVAGDGTTYATVLTRAIFTEACKSVTAGKSAYHAAYRAMHLRLGIKLAVDTVLKNLKSRARMISTFEEIAQVGTASANGDREIGELIAKAMESVGKEGVITVQGGNTLFNELEVVEGMKIDRGYRSPLFITNEKYQTCELEDPLILIHEKEITSPDSTSTVLESALRKQRSLLIIAEDLDSFSVAGLVWKTPRSHHICAVKAPGFGENRRAYMHDLATLTGAQVITEERGMSLEKIELGMLGTCKKVIVSKENTVFIGGAGDKKYIGERCEQIRSMVETSESGYDKDMLQDRLAKLSESVAVIKIGGTSEREISEKIDRVNNALNATKAALEEGIVPGGGFALLYASKELEKKLSTNYIFQKIGVQIIQNALKIPVYSIASNAGVDGKVIVDKLLESNNPDIGYDVAKGEYVDMVKSGIIDPVKMIRTALVDAASVSLLLTTTEAVVTEIPTKEDAFPVMGGGYGCMGF is encoded by the exons ATGTATCGACTTGTCTCCAACATTGCTTCACAAGCTAG AAACGCCAGAAAGTGTACAACCCAG TTTGGAAGCATGCTCAGTTCCACTAGAAGTTATTCACAAAAAGACATAAGGTCCGGTGTTAAGGAGCTTGCTGATACAGGTCAAGTCACTATGGGACCCAAG GGGTGTAATGTCACCATCGAACAAAAAGATGATGGTAGTATCACCATCACACAAAGCTGGCGTGCACCAAAGGTGACAAAGGATGATGTTACTGTTGCCAAGAGCAATGAGTCCAAGGGAAGAGTCAAGAACGTTGGTGCCAGTCCTGTCAAACAGGTTGCTAAAGCCACAAATAATGTAGCTGGTGATG GAACGACGTATGCTACAGTCCTTACTAGAGCTATCTTCACGGAAGCTTGTAAATCAGTTACTGCTGGAAAGAGTGCATATCATGCTGCATATCGTGCAATGCACCTAAGACTTGGTATCAAGTTAGCAGTTGATACTGTTTTGAAGAACTTGAAGAGTAGAGCACGCATGATTAGCACTTTCGAAGAAATTGCCCAAGTTGGAACAGCATCAGCTAATGGAGATAGAGAGATTGGTGAACTTATTGCAAAGGCTATGGAAAGTGTCGGCAAAGAGGGAGTGATCACAGTTCAA GGTGGCAACACTTTGTTTAACGAGTTGGAAGTTGTTGAGGGTATGAAGATTGACAGGGGATACAGATCCCCACTCTTCATTACAAACGAGAAATACCAAACATGT GAGCTAGAAGATCCTCTCATTCTCATCCACGAGAAGGAAATTACTAGTCCTGATTCTACGTCTACAGTTTTAGAGTCGGCTCTCAGG AAACAAAGGTCGCTGCTGATCATTGCAGAGGATTTGGATAGCTTTTCTGTTGCTGGGCTAGTTTGGAAAACGCCTCGTTCTCACCAT ATCTGTGCTGTGAAGGCCCCTGGTTTTGGAGAAAACCGTAGGGCTTATATGCACGATCTAGCTACCCTCACAGGAGCCCAG GTAATAACAGAAGAGAGAGGTATGAGTCTTGAGAAAATCGAACTCGGTATGCTTGGAACCTGCAAAAAG GTAATTGTATCCAAAGAAAACACTGTTTTTATTGGTGGGGCTGGTGACAAGAAATATATTGGAGAACGATGTGAACAG ATACGATCCATGGTTGAAACGAGTGAGTCTGGCTATGACAAGGATATGTTACAAGATAGGTTGGCTAAGCTTTCTGAGAGTGTTGCTGTAATAAAG ATCGGAGGAACGAGTGAGAGAGAAATTAGCGAAAAGATAGATAGAGTAAACAATGCTCTAAATGCAACCAAAGCAGCTTTAGAAGAAGGTATTGTTCCAGGCGGTGGTTTTGCTCTTCTGTATGCGTCAAAAGAACTTGAGAAGAAGCTTTCCACAAATTATATTTTTCAAAAAATCGGTGTCCAAATCATCCAAAACGCTCTCAAG ATACCTGTTTACAGTATTGCTTCCAACGCTGGAGTCGACGGTAAAGTCATCGTTGACAAGCTTTTGGAATCAAATAATCCTGACATCGGTTATGATGTTGCTAAAG GAGAATACGTGGATATGGTGAAGTCTGGTATTATCGACCCTGTGAAAATGATCAGAACCGCATTGGTTGATGCTGC TAGTGTCTCGCTTTTGTTGACTACGACGGAAGCAGTTGTGACCGAGATTCCAACAAAAGAAGATGCGTTTCCCGTTATGGGTGGTGGTTATGGGTGTATGGGGTTCTGA
- the LOC106336938 gene encoding uncharacterized protein LOC106336938, with protein MAERGALPLLRPSLPRPSIFLSFANLRASRFQKPTSSASHLHYPSSSSSTVVSVKVIPLNRRRFIYKIRAVAEEEGRYGRTERGKRGRKRRQLWEELLEDNVEDDVDGGGGDSGKIDLWKILEEIVDNVWILKAFKSYGYLLPFILLSLFFSTGPKAFLISLGVAIGPSLLFLAFQKLIGWDKRRRRTSTANQFGIEMEDERRSRVRYSPSQVRNSGSAGMASNFGGWDELEGPGTVPEEPRTEPKRKPMKKRKKIRREEAAEAQPLLLRLLVSLFPFLSSYTNMLK; from the exons ATGGCGGAGAGAGGAGCTCTTCCGCTTCTTCGCCCCTCCTTGCCGCGACCCTCTATTTTCCTCAGCTTCGCAAACCTCCGTGCGTCGCGATTCCAAAAGCCTACATCCTCTGCTTCTCATCTCCACTATCCCTCCTCCTCAAGCTCTACAGTAGTTTCCGTGAAGGTAATCCCTCTGAATCGCCGGAGATTCATCTACAAAATCCGCGCCGTCGCGGAGGAAGAGGGAAGATATGGACGGACGGAGAGGGGGAAGAGAGGGAGGAAAAGGCGGCAGCTTTGGGAAGAATTATTGGAGGATAACGTTGAAGATGATGTTGATGGTGGTGGTGGTGATAGTGGTAAAATTGATCTGTGGAAGATCTTAGAGGAGATTGTAGACAATGTCTGGATTCTAAAG GCATTCAAATCGTATGGATATCTCCTCCCTTTCATCCTCTTATCACTTTTCTTCAGCACGGGACCCAAAGCTTTCCTCATATCGCTAGGTGTAGCCATCGGGCCATCACTGTTGTTTCTAGCGTTCCAGAAGTTAATTGGTTGGGATAAACGTAGAAGAAGAACGTCAACGGCTAATCAGTTCGGGATAGAGATGGAGGACGAGAGAAGGAGCAGAGTTAGATACAGCCCGTCTCAGGTCAGGAACAGTGGTTCAGCTGGAATGGCTTCTAACTTTGGTGGGTGGGACGAGTTAGAAGGACCCGGGACCGTGCCCGAGGAGCCGAGAACCGAACCGAAGAGGAAACCGATGAAGAAGAGGAAGAAAATAAGAAGAGAAGAAGCAGCAGAGGCACAACCATTGTTGCTGAGATTGTTGGTGTCTTTGTTCCCATTCTTGAGCTCTTACACAAACATGCTCAAATAA
- the LOC106341024 gene encoding thioredoxin-like 1-3, chloroplastic: protein MTCFLWNTAIIFLCEFMATDTFIKLNPIFINPNRFNLQECSNLSPKSISSLSCISPRLISCSHVNPRTLIYGENDNILFPKKKIPSMIRCQTSLGIGRKQKWWEKELKPNMKSVTSPQDLVDSLLNAGDKLVVVDFFSPGCGGCKALHPKICKIAEKNPEVEFLQVNYEEQRSLCQSLHVHVLPFFRFYRGSSGRVCSFSCTNATINKFKEALEKHGREQCSIGKTKGLEEKELVAMATNKDLSFDYKPKNNEVNREIKENDTIIERSPTSKEHDEKRSLVISPAGIV from the exons ATGACATGTTTCTTGTGGAACACGGCAATTATTTTTCTGTGTGAATTCATGGCGACAGATACGTTCATCAAGCTGAATCCAATCTTCATTAATCCCAACCGCTTCAACCTCCAAGAATGTTCCAACCTAAGCCCTAAAAGCATCTCTTCTCTGAGCTGCATTAGCCCAAGACTGATATCTTGCAGCCATGTCAACCCTAGAACATTGATCTACGGCGAGAATGATAACATATTGTTTCCCAAGAAAAAGATTCCTTCCATGATCCGTTGTCAG ACGAGTCTTGGGATTGGAAGGAAACAAAAATGGTGGGAGAAGGAACTGAAACCTAACATGAAGTCGGTAACATCACCTCAAGATCTTGTCGACTCTCTACTTAATGCTGGAGATAAACTTGTTGTCGTTGATTTCTTCTCTCCTGGGTGTGGTGGATGCAAAGCTCTTCATCCCAAG ATATGTAAAATAGCAGAGAAGAATCCAGAGGTGGAGTTTCTACAAGTGAATTACGAAGAACAAAGAAGTCTATGTCAAAGTCTTCACGTTCATGTTCTTCCCTTCTTTCGCTTCTACCGTGGCTCCTCAGGCCGCGTCTGCAGTTTCAGTTGTACTAATGCCACG ATAAATAAGTTCAAGGAGGCGTTGGAGAAACATGGGAGGGAACAATGTAGCATTGGAAAGACAAAGGGACTTGAAGAGAAAGAACTAGTCGCCATGGCCACAAATAAAGACCTGTCTTTCGATTATAAACCCAAAAATAATGAAGTAAACCGCGAGATAAAAGAAAATGACACAATTATCGAAAGATCTCCAACCTCAAAAGAACATGATGAAAAACGTTCTCTAGTAATTAGCCCTGCAGGAATTGTCTAG
- the LOC106336939 gene encoding haloacid dehalogenase-like hydrolase domain-containing protein At2g33255 has translation MTFLLSRSFLSLTLRPSSSILMANLTTNAKARLRGVVFDMDGTLTVPVIDFAAMYRTVLGEDEYKRIKAESPTGIDILHHIESWSPDKQQKAYEIIADYEQQGIDKLQIMPGAVELCSFLDSKKIKRGLITRNVKKAIDIFHQRFGVIFSPALGREFRPYKPNPDPLLHICSAWDIQPNEVIMVGDSLKDDIACGKGAGAFTCLLDETGRYRPDDFSVSGLHPDFKVDSLSKIQNILETNFDLIP, from the exons ATGACATTCCTCTTATCAAGATCATTCCTTTCACTAACACTCAGACCCTCTTCTTCGATCTTAATGGCGAATCTAACGACGAACGCAAAAGCTCGCCTGAGAGGCGTTGTGTTCGACATGGACGGAACCTTAACGGTTCCGGTCATCGATTTCGCGGCAATGTACAGGACTGTCCTCGGAGAAGATGAGTACAAGCGAATCAAGGCGGAGAGTCCTACCGGAATCGATATTCTTCACCATATAGAGTCGTGGAGCCCAGATAAGCAGCAGAAGGCGTACGAGATCATAGCTGATTATGAGCAACAGGGGATTGATAAGCTCCAAATCATGCCCG GTGCTGTTGAACTTTGTAGCTTTCTTGATTCCAAAAAGATAAA GAGGGGGCTAATTACACGCAATGTTAAGAAGGCAATTGACATATTCCACCAACGTTTTGGG GTTATCTTTTCACCGGCACTAGGCAGAGAGTTTCGTCCATATAAACCAAACCCGGATCCGCTGCTGCATATATGTTCAGCATGGGACATCCAACCTAACGAAGTCATCATGGTTGGTGACAGCTTGAAAGATGAT ATAGCTTGTGGAAAAGGAGCTGGAGCTTTCACATGCTTGCTAGATGAAACTGGAAGGTATAGACCAGATGATTTTTCTGTCTCTGGACTGCATCCTGATTTTAAAGTTGATTCCCTGTCCAAAATTCAGAACATATTGGAGACGAACTTCGACCTCATCCCATAG
- the LOC106341066 gene encoding probable serine incorporator — protein MNDPRVRSFQISPGDLEAAQLDDLIREIEQKSLFYYQEKKKSLRARYIYGTIFLIINLCAWFIRDYAQKALTLLPHVSSCGPEGSHCFHTLGVLRVSIGCFIFFLIMFLSTWNTMKLHQAQNTWHSDNWSFKFLLLVSVMVASFFIPQLYIQIYGEIARVGAGIFLGLQLISVIEFITWWNNYWMPNNQSKQSCSFGFVMSIVFYIGSVCGIAVMYYFYVASTACALNIFFISLTVILLIIMMVMSLHSKVKSSLMSSGIMASYIVFLCWSAIRSEPSHTKCNAHTQNGHTDWITVLSFLIAIGAIVMATFSTGIDSESFSFQFRKDEAKEEDDIPYSYGFFHLVFSLGAMYFAMLFISWNLEQSARKWSMDVGWTSTWVKIVNEWFAAGIYLWKLIAPIVRQPRVHEQPQPTTTEVSR, from the exons ATGAATGATCCACGGGTGAGATCGTTCCAGATCAGTCCTGGAGACTTAGAGGCTGCTCAGCTTGATGATCTCATAAGGGAGATAGAACAGAAGAGTCTATTTTACTACCAAGAGAAGAAAAAGTCTTTGAGAGCTCGTTATATCTATGGAACCATCTTCTTGATTATAAATCTATGCGCTTGGTTCATCCGTGACTACGCACAAAAGGCTCTGACCTTGCTTCCAC ATGTTAGTAGTTGTGGACCAGAAGGGAGTCACTGTTTCCATACTCTTGGGGTACTCAGAGTGAGTATTGGATGTTTC ATATTTTTCCTCATTATGTTCCTCTCAACATGGAACACAATGAAACTCCACCAAGCTCAAAACACTTGGCACTCAGACAACTGGTCCTTCAAGTTTCTCCTGCTGGTTTCTGTCATGGTTGCTTCTTTCTTCATACCTCAGCTATATATCCAAATTTACG GAGAAATCGCGCGTGTTGGTGCAGG GATATTTCTTGGACTTCAACTAATAAGTGTGATTGAATTCATCACTTGGTGGAATAACTACTGGATGCCTAATAACCAAAGCAAGCAAAG CTGCTCTTTTGGTTTTGTCATGTCAATAGTTTTCTACATCGGCTCTGTTTGTGGGATCGCGGTGATGTACTACTTCTATGTAGCTTCAACTGCTTGTGCCCTCAATATATTCTTTATCTCATTGACTGTTATTCTTCTGATCATTATGATGGTTATGTCCTTACATTCCAAG GTGAAGAGCAGCCTTATGTCATCTGGGATTATGGCTTCCTACATTGTGTTCTTATGTTGGTCTGCCATCAGAAG CGAACCTTCACATACCAAATGCAATGCGCATACACAGAACGGTCACACCGATTGGATCACAGTACTG AGTTTCCTTATAGCTATAGGAGCCATTGTGATGGCAACATTCTCAACCGGGATCGATTCAGAATCCTTCAGC TTCCAGTTCCGTAAAGACGAAGCTAAAGAAGAAGATGATATTCCATATAGCTATGGATTCTTCCATCTTGTGTTTTCCTTAGGAGCAATGTACTTTGCTATGTTGTTCATCAGCTGGAACCTCGAGCAATCAGCTCGGAA ATGGAGCATGGATGTTGGGTGGACAAGCACATGGGTGAAGATAGTGAATGAGTGGTTTGCCGCAGGGATATACC TGTGGAAGTTGATTGCACCTATTGTGAGACAGCCTAGGGTTCATGAGCAACCTCAGCCAACAACAACAGAAGTCAGCAGATAG